In Bacillus sp. KH172YL63, one genomic interval encodes:
- a CDS encoding M3 family oligoendopeptidase produces MNHITYQPVWNLHSIFDGGSESAELHKHMKTTEVHLKDLDEKVKTWSVEDSGPFIDIIHDLQEIRRSLSQARSYIICLLAQNHKNRRAQSIRGEITALFSRYESIKSMVKKKLSRTPEYVWEEILAHSPAHRFILTEWREEADLEPGEEVSDLMADGYHAWGQIYQSFMSSITVTVKGDELSVGQAINLRSHSDPAVREEAHSALVEKWSEHEGMFAQILNHLAGFRLGMYKSAGIGDVLTTPLAQNRMKEETLNAMMRVIEKNKKPFADYLHAKAAMLGDTKMKSFHFGALLDSPNRHIEYDKAVSLIKERFASVGQEMGQFAEKAFNDGWVDAENRPDKQAVAFCAGFPKTNESRVFLTFNHTFKGVLSLVHELGHAFHNHAMKSVDILNRQYPMSLAETASTFAEMVMLEEAFNNAETDEERLFILDEKLKRSVMNFMNLHARFIFEKEFHEERRKGFVSSSRLNELMESALERGYDGSLEEWPVHTWIWTPHFYKTEAPFYNFPYTFGYLLALNFFAQAKDAGDTFEERFMALLKDSGSMTAEDLVMKHLGEDITEERFWEKGMELCLKDSEEFIKLAARLKK; encoded by the coding sequence TTGAATCACATTACATATCAGCCAGTATGGAATCTTCACAGCATCTTTGACGGGGGAAGCGAATCCGCGGAACTTCACAAACATATGAAGACGACAGAGGTACACTTAAAGGATCTGGATGAAAAGGTGAAGACGTGGAGCGTGGAGGACAGCGGCCCATTTATCGATATCATTCATGACCTTCAGGAGATCAGGAGGAGTTTATCCCAAGCCCGGTCCTATATCATTTGCCTGTTGGCACAAAACCACAAAAACAGGAGAGCCCAATCGATCAGGGGGGAAATCACTGCACTCTTTTCACGCTATGAATCCATCAAAAGTATGGTGAAGAAGAAGTTATCAAGAACCCCTGAATACGTGTGGGAAGAAATCCTGGCTCATTCTCCCGCGCATCGTTTCATCCTTACTGAATGGAGGGAAGAGGCAGACCTGGAACCAGGGGAGGAAGTGTCTGATCTTATGGCTGACGGGTATCATGCATGGGGACAAATCTATCAATCTTTCATGAGCAGCATAACCGTCACTGTAAAGGGCGATGAGCTGTCTGTTGGACAGGCAATCAATCTTCGTTCCCATTCTGATCCGGCGGTCCGGGAAGAGGCCCATTCAGCACTCGTGGAGAAGTGGTCGGAACATGAAGGGATGTTCGCCCAGATTCTCAATCATCTTGCCGGCTTCCGCTTGGGTATGTACAAAAGCGCAGGGATCGGGGACGTACTTACCACGCCCCTCGCCCAAAACCGGATGAAGGAAGAAACATTGAACGCAATGATGCGGGTGATTGAAAAGAATAAGAAACCGTTTGCTGACTATCTGCACGCAAAGGCAGCCATGCTTGGGGACACGAAAATGAAGTCTTTCCACTTCGGGGCGCTTCTGGATTCCCCGAACCGGCATATTGAGTACGATAAAGCTGTTTCACTCATCAAGGAGCGATTTGCTTCAGTCGGACAAGAGATGGGGCAATTCGCCGAGAAGGCATTCAATGACGGCTGGGTAGACGCGGAAAACCGCCCGGACAAGCAGGCAGTCGCATTTTGCGCAGGCTTTCCAAAGACAAATGAATCAAGGGTATTCCTTACCTTTAACCACACCTTTAAAGGGGTACTTTCCCTCGTTCATGAACTCGGTCATGCCTTCCATAATCATGCCATGAAATCAGTGGATATCCTAAACCGGCAATACCCCATGAGCCTCGCGGAAACTGCTTCAACATTCGCCGAGATGGTCATGCTCGAAGAAGCCTTCAACAACGCAGAAACCGATGAAGAAAGGCTGTTCATCCTTGATGAAAAATTAAAAAGAAGCGTCATGAACTTCATGAACCTTCATGCAAGATTCATTTTTGAAAAAGAGTTTCATGAAGAACGGAGAAAAGGTTTTGTATCGTCTTCCCGCCTGAATGAATTGATGGAGTCTGCGCTTGAACGGGGATACGATGGAAGTCTTGAAGAGTGGCCGGTTCACACATGGATATGGACACCCCATTTTTACAAAACCGAAGCGCCTTTTTATAACTTCCCATACACCTTTGGCTATTTGCTCGCCCTGAACTTCTTTGCACAAGCCAAAGATGCGGGAGATACATTCGAAGAGCGTTTCATGGCTTTGCTGAAGGATTCCGGTAGCATGACGGCTGAAGACCTCGTCATGAAGCATCTGGGAGAAGACATTACTGAAGAACGTTTCTGGGAAAAAGGAATGGAGCTGTGCTTGAAGGACAGTGAGGAGTTTATAAAGTTGGCAGCCCGTCTAAAGAAGTGA
- a CDS encoding SDR family oxidoreductase yields the protein MNVAVVGANGQIGKQVIRFLKEDHTPRAIVRKEEQVREFEEAGVNASLVDLEGTVNEIAEGLKDAEAVIFTAGSGGSTGADKTLLIDLDGAVKTMEAAKQAGIDRFIMVSALQAHNRENWNESLKPYYVAKHFADRALVQSGLTYTIIRPGGLLNEPGSGKVSAGENLSRSSIPREDVARTIVASLTAKQTFNKGFDLVSGDADIQDAILNV from the coding sequence ATGAACGTAGCCGTAGTTGGAGCAAACGGACAAATCGGGAAGCAAGTCATCCGGTTCCTGAAGGAGGACCACACCCCAAGGGCGATTGTAAGAAAGGAAGAACAAGTCCGGGAATTTGAGGAAGCAGGCGTGAATGCCTCTCTTGTAGACCTGGAAGGAACGGTCAATGAGATTGCGGAAGGGTTGAAAGATGCGGAGGCAGTCATCTTCACAGCCGGTTCAGGCGGAAGTACTGGTGCCGACAAAACCCTGCTCATCGACCTCGACGGCGCAGTGAAAACGATGGAAGCAGCCAAGCAGGCAGGAATCGACCGCTTCATCATGGTCAGCGCCCTTCAAGCTCACAACAGGGAGAATTGGAATGAATCGCTCAAGCCATATTATGTGGCGAAGCACTTTGCAGACCGTGCCCTTGTACAGAGTGGCCTGACGTATACGATCATCCGTCCGGGAGGCTTATTGAATGAACCGGGATCAGGGAAGGTTTCAGCAGGCGAAAACCTCTCAAGAAGCTCAATTCCCCGTGAGGATGTGGCAAGAACGATCGTCGCTTCTCTTACAGCGAAACAAACTTTCAACAAGGGATTTGACCTTGTTTCAGGTGATGCAGACATTCAAGACGCCATCCTAAACGTATAA
- a CDS encoding GNAT family N-acetyltransferase, whose translation MNECKSEKAIITERLYLRMFNESDACEVSRLCNNYNLYRSTLNLPYPYTEEDARYWIGGHEENFDQDRMYEFAVTDKESGKLYGAVGISNKARDKNGEIAYWIGEEYWGKGYGTEAAKAVIQFVFKEKDYHRVYARYFGSNPASGAIMKKCGMEYEGTLKDHLFKNDRFEDLVLYGIINEKHASNR comes from the coding sequence TTGAATGAGTGTAAAAGTGAGAAAGCAATCATAACGGAGAGATTATATTTGAGGATGTTCAATGAGTCGGATGCCTGCGAAGTCAGCAGGTTATGCAATAACTATAATCTTTATCGCAGTACATTGAATTTGCCCTATCCTTATACGGAGGAAGATGCCCGCTACTGGATCGGTGGCCATGAAGAGAACTTTGATCAGGACCGGATGTATGAGTTCGCCGTGACTGATAAAGAAAGCGGGAAGCTGTATGGCGCTGTGGGGATCTCGAATAAAGCACGGGACAAAAACGGAGAGATTGCCTACTGGATTGGTGAGGAATATTGGGGAAAGGGCTATGGCACAGAGGCTGCCAAAGCCGTGATCCAGTTTGTCTTCAAGGAGAAGGACTATCACCGGGTTTACGCCCGGTATTTCGGGTCGAATCCTGCTTCCGGGGCAATCATGAAAAAATGCGGGATGGAGTATGAAGGCACCTTAAAAGATCATTTATTTAAGAATGATAGATTTGAAGATTTAGTTTTGTACGGAATCATAAATGAAAAGCACGCCTCAAACAGATGA
- a CDS encoding VOC family protein, whose amino-acid sequence MSRVVHFEVHVDDMERAKAFYGEVFQWQFDDWSEFAGMPYFGAVTGDENDMGINGALMQRQGPPPQANQPVNGYACTMGVEDYDLTEKKILENGGQVAMPKYALPGMAWQGYYIDTEGNVFGIHQPDKDAK is encoded by the coding sequence ATGAGTAGAGTGGTTCATTTCGAAGTCCATGTAGATGACATGGAAAGAGCAAAGGCGTTTTATGGTGAAGTGTTTCAATGGCAGTTTGATGACTGGAGTGAGTTTGCGGGGATGCCATACTTCGGTGCGGTAACCGGCGATGAAAATGATATGGGAATCAACGGTGCCCTGATGCAGCGGCAGGGTCCTCCTCCTCAGGCGAATCAACCTGTGAACGGATATGCATGTACGATGGGTGTAGAGGATTACGACCTTACAGAGAAAAAGATCCTCGAAAATGGCGGACAGGTGGCCATGCCGAAGTATGCACTGCCGGGAATGGCTTGGCAAGGATATTACATAGACACAGAAGGCAATGTCTTCGGCATCCACCAGCCTGATAAAGATGCAAAGTAA
- a CDS encoding YkvA family protein, whose protein sequence is MNNTEKHYSDEKFWGKLKKYGVKAGHSVVYTALLLYFVLQKPDVPKKAKMVIIGALGYFILPTDFIPDFAVGIGFTDDFGALGLALIQVAMYIDDDVKAQARAKLQDWFGEDVDTSEVDGKL, encoded by the coding sequence ATGAACAACACAGAAAAACACTACTCAGACGAAAAATTCTGGGGGAAACTAAAGAAATACGGCGTCAAAGCAGGCCATTCTGTGGTCTACACAGCATTGCTCCTCTATTTTGTGCTGCAAAAACCTGACGTTCCTAAGAAAGCCAAAATGGTGATTATCGGCGCGCTGGGGTACTTCATTCTGCCGACAGACTTCATCCCGGATTTCGCTGTAGGGATCGGGTTCACCGATGACTTTGGTGCACTTGGACTGGCACTGATTCAGGTTGCCATGTATATTGATGATGATGTAAAAGCACAGGCAAGGGCGAAACTGCAGGACTGGTTCGGCGAAGATGTAGATACTTCTGAGGTTGACGGCAAATTATAA
- a CDS encoding phosphotransferase, with protein sequence MSVKEYNIKLDALCKTLQLGKMVSEAEPIPGGLLHKMFRVETHSDIFAVKALNPNITSRPDALQNYTRSERFAQSLAVKIPSLPAKEWDGSTLHEIDQQMYQVFDWVDGKSLTSNEISPKHAEMIGGILADIHNNDFESHHLNINHVEVVDWHQYLLIGLEKGTEWTSLLSDYMDELILWNHEAVKASKALSKQQIMSHRDLDPKNVLWRSEFSPIIIDWESAGMINPSLDVIETAVYWATDRGNIDQDRFLAFLDGYKRIRGEINADWENVLSLGFQSKLAWLEYSLKRSLGIECADEAEQKLGTDEVIGTIGELKGYTDRIPELVAWLKS encoded by the coding sequence ATGAGCGTAAAAGAGTACAATATCAAACTGGACGCACTGTGTAAGACATTACAACTTGGAAAGATGGTAAGCGAAGCAGAACCAATCCCCGGCGGACTGCTGCACAAAATGTTTCGTGTGGAAACCCATTCAGACATATTCGCAGTGAAAGCATTGAATCCCAACATCACCTCACGGCCTGACGCACTGCAGAATTATACACGTTCGGAACGTTTTGCCCAGTCCCTTGCTGTGAAAATTCCAAGCCTTCCGGCAAAAGAGTGGGATGGTTCAACCCTCCATGAAATCGATCAACAGATGTATCAAGTGTTTGATTGGGTGGACGGTAAAAGTTTAACATCCAATGAAATTTCACCTAAGCATGCGGAAATGATAGGCGGCATCCTTGCTGACATACATAACAATGATTTTGAAAGTCATCACTTAAATATTAACCATGTGGAAGTCGTGGATTGGCATCAATATCTCCTTATCGGACTTGAGAAGGGGACTGAATGGACTTCGCTGCTCAGTGATTATATGGATGAATTAATCCTTTGGAATCATGAAGCAGTCAAAGCTTCCAAGGCTCTTTCCAAGCAACAGATTATGAGCCACCGGGACCTTGATCCGAAAAATGTGCTTTGGAGAAGTGAGTTCAGTCCCATCATCATTGATTGGGAGTCAGCCGGCATGATCAATCCATCACTTGATGTAATCGAAACAGCCGTTTACTGGGCGACGGACAGGGGGAACATTGACCAAGATAGATTCCTCGCTTTTCTTGACGGGTATAAAAGAATCCGAGGAGAAATTAATGCTGACTGGGAAAATGTCTTATCTCTTGGATTCCAAAGTAAATTAGCATGGCTGGAATACAGCTTGAAACGGTCGTTGGGGATTGAGTGTGCGGATGAAGCAGAACAGAAACTGGGGACGGATGAAGTGATTGGGACGATAGGTGAGTTGAAGGGGTATACGGATAGGATTCCTGAATTAGTTGCTTGGCTAAAGAGCTGA
- a CDS encoding YwaF family protein: protein MMFSVTEMRTFEIFSAPHSTVMLLFFALSCWMVSFRHMLKHYQPLLKWFLFSMLALSEVSWHVWLLATGTWQVGDLPLQLCSISTFIALYLFLKPNRKAFYLLYFIGFLPPILSMVTPEMAYQFPHFRFLKYFLHHAAIAWSVLYFIVYERYRVPLRAVWTGFLTVNLIAVPIYFLNLFLHTNFFYLANPTESKTILSFFGSGITYYMNLEIAALVVFLVTYIPMGMIGKMERVTRLRGE from the coding sequence ATGATGTTTTCCGTCACAGAGATGAGAACGTTTGAGATTTTTTCTGCTCCTCATAGCACGGTCATGTTGCTGTTTTTCGCCCTATCTTGTTGGATGGTGTCGTTTAGACATATGTTGAAGCACTATCAACCCCTGTTGAAGTGGTTTCTTTTCTCCATGCTTGCATTGAGTGAAGTGTCATGGCATGTATGGCTTCTCGCTACCGGCACGTGGCAGGTGGGGGATTTACCCCTGCAGCTTTGTTCCATCAGCACCTTTATTGCCCTCTACCTGTTCCTAAAACCGAACAGGAAGGCTTTTTATCTGTTGTACTTTATCGGGTTCCTTCCTCCGATCCTAAGTATGGTTACACCTGAAATGGCATACCAATTCCCCCATTTCCGCTTTCTTAAATACTTCCTTCATCATGCAGCGATCGCCTGGTCTGTCCTGTATTTCATCGTTTATGAAAGATACCGTGTTCCTCTAAGAGCTGTATGGACCGGCTTTCTCACGGTCAACCTGATCGCGGTCCCGATCTACTTCCTGAATCTGTTCCTCCATACAAATTTCTTCTATCTTGCAAATCCTACCGAGTCCAAAACGATACTGTCCTTCTTCGGATCCGGCATCACGTATTATATGAATCTTGAAATTGCAGCCCTTGTCGTCTTTCTAGTGACCTATATTCCAATGGGGATGATCGGTAAGATGGAAAGGGTAACCCGTTTAAGAGGTGAGTAA
- a CDS encoding SDR family NAD(P)-dependent oxidoreductase: MTSLIGKTALVTGASRGAGKAIAIELGKAGATVYVTGRSIKGDSTKDFPGTIDDTALQINEAGGKGIAIRCDHTIDRETEAVIRQIREEQGKLDILINNVWGAHDIGVHPGKFWELPLENWDTMFTAGVRAQLATNHYAVPLLRENPGSLIIHTTFWDDGKYIGQFYYDLAKNALVRMAQGLSAELKEDRIAVLAVSPGFMRTELVLDHMGVDEDHWQETEELSKSETPYYIGRGITALATDPDVMEKSGQVFKAGDLAKEYGFTDVDGRYIPPFSV; encoded by the coding sequence ATGACATCATTAATTGGAAAAACAGCACTCGTAACAGGCGCAAGCCGGGGCGCAGGAAAGGCCATTGCAATCGAACTTGGAAAAGCAGGTGCGACGGTTTACGTCACGGGCCGGAGTATAAAAGGGGATTCAACAAAGGATTTTCCAGGGACAATCGATGACACTGCGCTTCAAATCAACGAAGCAGGCGGCAAGGGGATTGCCATACGTTGTGACCATACGATCGATCGGGAAACAGAAGCGGTCATCCGTCAGATCAGGGAAGAACAGGGGAAACTTGATATTCTGATCAACAACGTTTGGGGTGCCCATGACATTGGTGTACATCCGGGGAAATTCTGGGAGCTGCCACTTGAGAACTGGGATACGATGTTCACTGCCGGTGTACGGGCACAGCTAGCGACAAATCACTATGCTGTTCCTTTGCTTCGTGAAAATCCCGGTTCCTTGATCATACACACAACTTTCTGGGATGATGGCAAGTATATAGGACAGTTCTATTATGATTTGGCAAAGAATGCCCTCGTTCGGATGGCCCAGGGGCTGTCTGCAGAATTAAAAGAAGACCGCATTGCAGTTCTTGCTGTATCTCCAGGATTTATGAGGACTGAACTGGTCCTTGATCATATGGGGGTTGATGAGGATCACTGGCAGGAGACAGAAGAATTGAGTAAATCCGAAACACCCTACTATATTGGGCGTGGGATCACTGCACTAGCAACCGATCCTGATGTGATGGAGAAATCAGGTCAGGTGTTCAAAGCCGGAGATCTGGCAAAGGAATACGGATTTACGGATGTGGACGGCCGCTACATCCCGCCATTTTCTGTATAA
- a CDS encoding DUF4030 domain-containing protein codes for MNDLSNRLKQKIDEVSIPEHKLNHAIEQAIEKGMRHKKKQRRKWIYASSTAVLLVGLFLGSGAVSPAMGTVVSKIPFFGEILFKDEGVSASISERLIEEGINQDHFNISITQEKEIQIGIKGHVNNFELIEEKIGTIVSDVLQSNGYDAYTWKVVRARAEKTPVKSEEVQKRSENDSLIDSETRKAAAKLNIDVQAIYFRGKPKSILIEIPDTESRTKELREIVTNIMTTHHLEEKPVKIKKVNVSKQIQETRWGQVLTGLHQDLIGKKEYKVQTVGYTVYPQPKIMVTLSISSRDVGAKKFAEQLEDRIRDYLKSEKVSLLIQDDSYTIEINSKEGKLIN; via the coding sequence ATGAACGATTTATCTAATCGGTTAAAACAAAAGATCGACGAGGTTTCTATTCCGGAACATAAATTAAATCATGCAATTGAACAGGCAATTGAGAAAGGGATGCGACACAAGAAAAAGCAGAGAAGAAAATGGATATATGCTTCGAGTACTGCGGTGCTACTTGTAGGACTTTTTCTTGGCTCAGGAGCAGTATCCCCGGCAATGGGGACAGTCGTTTCGAAAATTCCTTTTTTCGGTGAGATATTATTTAAAGATGAAGGGGTTTCAGCCTCTATTTCCGAGAGACTTATAGAAGAAGGGATCAATCAAGATCATTTCAATATAAGCATCACGCAAGAAAAAGAAATTCAGATTGGAATCAAAGGGCACGTAAATAACTTTGAATTGATTGAAGAGAAGATTGGAACGATCGTCTCGGATGTTCTTCAATCAAACGGATACGATGCTTATACTTGGAAAGTAGTCCGCGCAAGGGCTGAGAAAACACCGGTTAAGAGCGAGGAAGTCCAGAAGAGAAGTGAAAATGACTCCCTGATCGACTCTGAAACGAGAAAAGCAGCCGCGAAACTTAATATTGATGTTCAGGCCATCTACTTTAGGGGAAAACCCAAATCCATTTTGATTGAAATTCCGGACACGGAAAGTAGAACAAAAGAACTTAGAGAGATCGTAACAAATATCATGACCACTCATCACCTTGAAGAAAAACCAGTCAAAATAAAGAAAGTGAATGTTTCAAAACAAATACAGGAAACAAGATGGGGACAGGTCCTGACAGGATTGCACCAGGATTTGATAGGTAAAAAAGAGTATAAAGTGCAAACTGTCGGATATACAGTATACCCCCAACCAAAGATTATGGTGACGCTTTCTATTTCGAGTAGAGATGTAGGAGCAAAAAAATTTGCTGAACAGCTCGAAGACAGAATACGGGATTACTTAAAATCAGAAAAGGTAAGCTTGTTGATTCAAGATGATTCTTATACTATAGAAATTAATAGTAAAGAGGGGAAATTGATAAATTAA
- a CDS encoding sigma-70 family RNA polymerase sigma factor, which yields MKRFTDCLSLTCRKRGEALMEEKKVRRAKKGDDKAFQELIEEEKNKLYRMAYIYVKNEDDALDIVQDTIYKAFISIKKLKEPRYFSTWLTRILIHSALDYMKKKNKVVPFEDMGDFPNSQHIRVEDELDLGEAIERLDPHYKTAIILRYYHDLPIKEIAALLKCPQGTVKTRIHRAIQQLKTDLERGESDERFI from the coding sequence ATGAAACGTTTTACTGATTGCCTCAGTCTAACGTGTAGAAAAAGAGGTGAGGCATTGATGGAGGAGAAAAAGGTCCGCAGAGCAAAAAAAGGTGATGACAAGGCATTCCAGGAGCTTATTGAAGAAGAAAAAAACAAGCTCTATCGAATGGCCTATATATATGTAAAAAATGAAGATGATGCGCTTGATATCGTACAAGATACAATTTATAAGGCTTTTATCTCAATCAAAAAATTAAAGGAACCACGGTATTTTTCAACCTGGTTAACAAGAATCCTGATTCATTCTGCTCTGGATTATATGAAAAAGAAAAATAAGGTTGTCCCTTTTGAGGACATGGGGGATTTTCCAAATTCTCAGCATATTAGAGTGGAAGATGAGTTAGATTTGGGTGAAGCAATTGAGCGTTTGGACCCCCATTATAAAACGGCTATCATTTTGAGGTATTATCATGACCTCCCGATCAAGGAAATAGCAGCATTATTAAAATGTCCCCAGGGAACGGTTAAAACAAGAATACATAGAGCCATACAACAGTTGAAAACGGATCTTGAAAGAGGTGAATCTGATGAACGATTTATCTAA
- a CDS encoding class I SAM-dependent methyltransferase yields MRKAQMYWNKKYKENQTLWGCQPKDTLVRYENVIPLNGKVLDLGVGEGKNAIYFASKGFDVEGVDVSNEAIARCRENASLAGVDLETTVADLTEYDIPAGSCSLIILSNVLNFFHDEGIAAIITKVKKGLMEGGMIYIHAFDTNDPSFERRSHLKVDAESNTVFNPKTRNYTHYFTKEELEGFFQGYEIISTSQSLQLDVGHGEPHYHGLVELLVRK; encoded by the coding sequence ATGAGGAAAGCACAGATGTATTGGAATAAAAAGTATAAAGAAAACCAAACTCTTTGGGGGTGTCAGCCAAAAGACACACTGGTTCGCTATGAGAATGTGATACCACTAAACGGAAAAGTTCTTGACCTTGGAGTAGGTGAAGGGAAAAATGCCATTTACTTTGCCAGCAAAGGTTTTGATGTGGAAGGAGTCGACGTCTCGAATGAGGCGATTGCCCGGTGCAGGGAGAATGCTTCCCTTGCCGGAGTGGACTTAGAAACTACGGTGGCAGACCTGACCGAGTACGATATTCCGGCTGGTTCGTGCTCTTTGATCATCCTATCCAACGTCCTGAACTTCTTCCATGACGAGGGGATCGCAGCCATTATTACCAAAGTGAAGAAAGGGTTGATGGAGGGAGGCATGATTTACATTCACGCCTTTGATACCAATGATCCGAGCTTTGAAAGAAGGAGCCATCTAAAGGTGGATGCCGAGTCGAATACGGTATTCAATCCGAAAACACGGAACTACACCCATTATTTTACGAAAGAAGAGCTTGAAGGATTCTTTCAAGGATATGAGATTATATCGACTTCTCAGTCATTACAATTGGACGTTGGCCACGGGGAGCCTCATTATCATGGGTTGGTGGAGTTGTTGGTGAGGAAATAA
- a CDS encoding DUF3891 family protein, producing the protein MIIREREHSFIMIEQHHHAFISGEIIQHIDRKFLQSTDYFESLTLSAYQHDRSWIGLDACPIWNDSEKKPFSFSDFPLLLKLAFYQKGVDEIEKMNLYAGLLCSMHFYSFFTQSSNRDCLAFMDKEDERQTRIKKELPELDKELLQQHFTLLQFSDDLSLYLCLNEPGVEKSKEHPWFIKGFKHTDMFSKTQKLLNARWLDEVHVGLDPFPFADECRVHLPYKKVSKEKIEKLGIAKAYENSERKEHSFIFTD; encoded by the coding sequence ATGATCATACGGGAAAGGGAACATTCATTTATCATGATCGAACAGCATCACCACGCATTTATTTCAGGTGAAATCATTCAGCATATCGACAGAAAGTTTCTGCAATCAACTGATTACTTCGAATCTCTCACTCTGTCTGCTTACCAACACGACAGAAGCTGGATCGGACTCGATGCATGCCCGATTTGGAATGACAGTGAGAAGAAACCCTTCTCTTTCTCTGACTTTCCCCTTTTGCTGAAGCTGGCCTTTTACCAGAAAGGGGTAGATGAGATCGAAAAGATGAATCTGTATGCCGGCCTCCTATGCAGCATGCATTTCTATTCATTCTTCACACAATCATCAAACCGTGATTGCCTGGCATTTATGGATAAAGAGGATGAGAGACAAACACGTATCAAAAAGGAGCTGCCTGAACTAGATAAAGAACTTCTTCAGCAACATTTCACACTGCTGCAATTTTCTGATGATCTCTCTTTATATCTTTGTTTAAACGAACCGGGTGTGGAAAAAAGTAAAGAGCATCCCTGGTTCATCAAAGGATTCAAGCATACAGACATGTTTTCCAAAACTCAAAAGCTCCTCAACGCCCGCTGGCTTGATGAGGTTCACGTCGGACTGGATCCATTCCCTTTTGCAGATGAATGCAGGGTCCACCTGCCGTATAAAAAAGTCTCTAAAGAAAAGATTGAGAAGCTTGGAATTGCGAAAGCTTATGAAAACAGTGAGAGAAAGGAACATAGCTTTATTTTTACTGATTGA